From Juglans regia cultivar Chandler chromosome 9, Walnut 2.0, whole genome shotgun sequence:
TACTGGGCCCATTCCCGAATATATTGATTCGCGCTCTTCCGTGAAAACTCCCCCCCGCGTCTGCTTCTCAGTTCTCACAGAAAAAGTGAAAACCCCTCTTTTTGAACTAAAATCATCCATCTGCGGTTAGAAAATCAGATAGAGAGAATGTTTGGGAGGATCAGAGCGTCGTCTTCCTCGCCGGAGAGCTTGGAGAGGCCGCCTTCCAAGATTCTCAAAGATGATCCTCTCTCCATTTACGGTATTCTACTTCTCAGCTTCCTTTCTTCGGGGATTGCCTTTAATTTCGAAATTGGTTTATGctgaatttatgtatttaaatttggGTTCCTAGAAGATGGAGTAAAAGAAGGCAAAAGGTATGTATGCTTGAACTATTCGGGCATGTACTGTACTGTGGTGAGTTTCTCCATGATGTCAAACGGGAAGTTTTCTGCATCTTTTGATCGTGGTGGGTAAATGaccttttgttttgttgattttcatAATCGGGAAAAACATAATTGAGCCCACATCAGGATGTGAACTTTGATTTCTTTTACTCCCGTTTTACTCAATAAAGGAAGGAGGCTTCCACTTTGTGTCGTTGGTGGATTAAGCTTCTTGTTAGTTGTTTGTTAACTTCATCGGTGATGTCTTTCCCATTTTTCTTGTGTAAGATTGCTTTCTTTGCAAAAATCTCCCTTTGAATTGACCCAAAAAAAGTTCAACTTCAAACACTTGGAGCTgcttcaattaaaaaaagaaaaagaaagaatatggGTATTCTagaatgataaatgataatggACTTCTACATTTCTGCTTAGGATCTGGATTGGCAAGCAGAAACGCTGATGAGGTCAAATTTGATCTTTTGATGTGAGAGACGAGTCCCAAAAGCCTGAGGTTTACGTTGTTCTATTAAGTTTCCTTTTGGAATTTATCACATTATGAAAGTCCTGCAATTCCATCTTTCATCGTATGCTGCTACGCGAGAATCAATCTTAGATCTTAACTTTGAGGTTTATATAGTCGCAGCATCTTATCCTCTAGAATGgtatttttcaacttatttaaaggTTGCAATCATGAGCATCGTATTAATTTCATTTCTCCTTTGTTGCAGAGGCTACACTAATGAAGCTCAAATTAGGTTCGCAACGTGAGCTAAGTTCACCCTCCGAGCAGACGGTGCAAACAGAAGTCAATTTTGATTTAAGCTCATCATCCTGTGCTGGGGCTACCAGTAATTCCAACagttttgaaaatactgcaatCTCCCCTTGTGAGGAGGTAATGGCGATAGATACGGAATGTTCTTCCAGAAGTGGTTCACCCGATTCAGTTGATTCTCGTTCCACTGGCAGCATGAAAGAGCAACAGAGCAGGAGTAATTCAGTTCTTTACCTCTTTTCTAAATTTATGAATTCACGAGAGGTTGTATGTTTATCCTGTGAGGATGCCATGCAATTACAGGATGGTTGTTCTTCCATTGTTTCAACAACTTCAAGTGACCGTCAATCTCTTGGTCGCATGGAACTGGAGATAGATCAGGAATGTGTCAGCTCTTTACCTTTCTCCCAAATGTAATATCCGAACTGGGTTTCTGATCTGGGTTAGTATTAGAAAGATTAGATTGGTACTGGGTTAGGTGGTTAATTTGAGCTTGATTTGCTGTTCTGCTAAGTTCATATTGTTCAAAACCCATTTTTTTCTGTTGAACGCTCAATGCCCATGATGAGGAAATATATAATCAGTGGAAATGAATTCAGCTGGTATTATTGCATGTATATGGTTCATCTGGGGACGTGTGGCTGTGGCGCAGTGTATTTATTTGCTTGTAAGTTAAATATACGGTATACCCCATGGATCACGAAATTTATGGTTCTCAACGTGCAAGGGATGCATTCACAGAATCTGCAGAACTAATACGGGAAAAGTATACTTTACTACTTAATGCTTTCACTTGCTGAAACTTTGTTTAACCTCTGATGTCAACTTGATGCGTTAATTTTCTGTTCTGCAATAGAAAATCCcgttgagaatttaaaaaattttaaaaataaattaataacttgACATTAAAAGTACAGTTTCTTCAAAACCACATCAGTCAGGGAATTGAGCGTCAAGTGAAAGATCACTCCCTTAGCCACGGTGCTTGAGCTGGTGTCCACTGACATATTTCACCTTCTTTGAACCAGAGAGCTGCCGACAGAGAACAAAATTATGAGACGGAAAAAGTTCATAACATATTCATCAAgttatttgattataaatcGCAGTTCAAAATGATAACTTGGTGTTGTAGCTAATGCAGACATGAGAAAGAGTCTAGCCACTGTGATGCATGAACTTTAGATTTTGTACGGTGGAGAGAATACCATATGATTGATGATATCGACAAAAAGACATGACATTTGCAACTCAAAACCAGATCTTATATTAATTGTCATAGATGGATTTCAAAGATACACAATGACaccatacttttttaatatatatatatatatatatatatatatatatatgcgcgtgCACATACACGTGTATATTTGCATGACTATAGTTTCATAATAACCTagttcactatttttttttttttaccataatGTACATCTGAGTTAGGATTAAGAACTCAATGCAAGATCACTGTTAATTATAACATGATATTACCTATTTCACGCTGACCATTTTCAGGGCTGTCACTCCCATGAACCACATTCCTGCCAAAAATTTTCACCATAAGTCCTTGTCTCTAGACAAGTAATTTGCCATCAAGACAATAATTACCAACCCATTTCGATGAAATTAATATACACTAGCTAAGCACCAAAGACTAACAGTACTAACCTTCCTGTTTGTACAGCAAGGTCCCCTCTTATTGTGCCAGGGTCAGCTTGGAGAGGATTTGTAGAACCTATAAGCTTACGTGCTGATGCAACCACACCAACACCCTCCCAAGCCTTGCAAAATAACATAGTGATCGGTGTTgtcaaaacaacttaaaatattacAAGTATTTTGTACTCATCATTTACCATGTAAATTTGTTGGGGTTGGGAGAAAGACTAAGTCTTACCATGCACACGACTGGACCTGAAGTTATGTACTCGATCAGCTTAGGGAAGAAAGACTTTTCCTTGAGATCCTTATAATGCTCCTGACACCAAAAACAATATAGATTAAGTGCATAATAATTTAAGCATCTCAAAGTGAATGTAAAACGAATGCTCAAGTGACCATCAAATTAACACCAACTACAACAATAAAGATGAAACTGGGAAATTACAATGTTCTGCTGTTGATTGACCAGAATGGAAACATAAATGAAAGTTTGCATATTATAACAGGACAGAGTCTCCTGTTGTATTAGCCCAAAATCATTACATTCTCTATGAATTCTCGGCAATTAAAATGGAGCATCTTGTTCGATCAGAAAAAAAATGGTGCATCAGGTTCTGTTATCATCAGATGCAGTATTTCTTCACATCACAACTGTTTGCTCTTGGCTTACTTGAATTCAGGCAATATAAACGAGCAAAAAACTCTCCCATTCTCAATAACGATATAAAAATGCTGACTTGGGGTTTATCCAtgtaaaacaataaattaaatatatgtatcAATGCTATGACAAACCTCTGCCAACTCTTTCGGGCATTGAAAGAGCTTCAAGCCTGTCAGTTTGAATCCCTTCTTCTCAAACCTCGAAATAATCTCTCCAACCTGTAACAACTCAACCAAATTAGATACATTCAGGCCAGGAAGAAACAATCAAAAAGCTTTATTGTTCATTGTAAAAGCTAAACACCCAAATGATAGCTTAAAAAGCCAAGAAAATAGATCTCCAATTATAAATTCCCATAATCGAGACAAGAATTCGACAAgaaattagagttttttttttttctttctatggtcacaaataatctaaaattttaaattctcccCTATGCTCTCCAGTCTCCAGACAACCAAACATGGCATAGGACTGTTAATAATTTCGGACGAATTAGAGTAGAACTTACGAGTCCACGCTGAACACCGTCTGGTTTCACCATTATATAAGTTTCATCAACTTGTTCCTGCACACACAACGatacaaataaaaagaattaacattttcaaattaaatgggAATCTACTAAACTTCGCAAACGCTGCAGAAAATGACGGAAGCCCCAAATGgggttttaataatttgaggTGAAATTTGAAGACACAGAAGGAAGAGAGGCAAACCATGGAAGCAACCAAGTGGGGAAGGAAGATATGGGTTTTGGTGGTGGCATTGTGGGAGAGGGTTTTGGCATGGGGACGAGATAGGGAATATGAGAAAAGATGGGAATTTGAGTGGAATGCAGCCAAGTGGAGGTGGTGGGTGGTGTGCAGGATAGGCTTTTGGGTGTAGGATAAGCAGCAAGTTCTCAGAGTAGGTGAGCGTggaagagatgaaagagatggACGTCCTCCAAACACAGCCTGAGCTTCCATTGTCTCTCCAATCTCTCTCGCCAAGCCAACAACACGAGTGTAATTTTTAGATACCCACGTTTTAGCCAAGGGGAACAAAAATATCCCTACTCGGGTTATTAGTAGATATGATTTGAATATTGAGTcgagattaaataaaataaaaaataaaataaaatattattttttaatattatttttattttaaaatttataaaaattaaattatttattatattttatataaaaattaaaaaaaattataataataagatgaaatattttttatatttaaacggGGGCATATTCTacttttaattacaaatattctagCCATTTTTGGACTAATATTCCTGCTAGATGATGACAAGATAGATTATTAGGCACAGTTGACAAACTAGTAGATGTAAATCTTCCGTTAATTGGATTGTAGTATTTATGTGTCAATATTTAGTTCTATCTACTTGCTCATAAATAAAGTAAAGGAAATGATCCTAGAGATTGCTCGACATGGTTCCTCCAACCATCAAAATAGTATGAGagtgaaaaaagagagaaacttttctaatataaaattgTCTTTTACCTTTTTCAAGCCAAATTAGATACCCACGTTTAAGCTAATAAgggaaataaaaagataagtaCTTTAACcacaataaatttttataaaaataaatatataaattgacgtgactttatatgatatgttaaattataaaagtacTTTCTTTGTGGGAcctaacaaattatataaaatcatatcaatttatggatttatttttaaaaattctttttgtaactaaaatatttttcaaacaaaagtatctctactttgtAGGGattgaaagacaaaaaaaaaaaaaaagaagaagaggaaataaatgaaaatttacgCCCATGCGGGGGGGATTGACCCCAACGGGGCCCTGCCCCTACCTCTGCCCCCGCTCCGCACTCCTCCcctttttaacataaaaaattataatttttaatatttatataaatatattgtatatagatatatacaatttgctaaaaacttttcaatttcaagttaatggattgcattggcctcctatataatggttggcctaggaggtcaaggcaatccaaaatatataactgtaattagtttatatttttttttatgtataaatttcaatttatattttaaattatattataatttgggtataaaaaatatttttagaaaatgggTTGAGCGGGGGGCAATTTCAACCCCACCCTCGGTAGTGGGGTAGGGAGCCCTGCCCCCGCCTCCCGGGGGCAAGGGGTGGGGTATGAAACCCCCACCCCGCCCGCATGGTATAGCCCCTAGTGTAACCAGTCCGGTTTGGTCCtgtttggacaaaatctaagaccgaaccggtaccatcggttttgtattttttaaaccGATTACGCGCCGGTTACCCCTTGAAACCAGCAtttccgattttaccggttcTGGTCTAGTTCCGGTCCAGTTTTctaatttcaataaaatgaaaatttctaaaaacaaaatttgtttaaaaaaataaaactgctttaaaaaatctgttttattgaaaaaactGTAGTCTATTACAAGAACctgttttagtaaaaaaatatgaaataaaaaaattgttataaaataaaatgtgaaaagtgaaatctggtttttttttaaaaatctggtTTTACAAGTCCAAAAGTCTCACAATTCACAAATTATAAGTCTAAGTTCCAAAAGTCTAAATCACAGCTAATCCAAAAACCTAACAAATCACAAGTCCAAATTTCAAAAATCTAAATAACAAGtcgaaaagataaaaaaaattacaagttcaCAAGTCCAAATTACAAGCTTAAATTAAAAGTTCGAATTACAACTACAACAAATAGCTATGCACCAACTCCAATAGTCAATTCAACAAACCTTGcaatgcatgaaaataaataaagcagttaattcaaataaaaagttattaatttgtaattacattaaatgaaaaaaaaaaaaaaaccttgagaAAAGATACAAAAGATGACATACCTTAAATTTAATCATCTTCAACTAAAGAAGTAGGTCTTGAAGAACTCTCTAAGTCTTCCCTGAACtttacacaaaaagaaaaaaaaagaataagcataataattaaaacaaattattaatatgataCACTTTAGAGACAATAAATGAAAAGGTGAAATATGCTACATATCTGTGTCAAATTTCTCAAGCTCCTCAACATCATCCATTAAAGGGCGAAGGTTAATCGGGGCAAAAGAAGAACGGAACtaattttgtgtacaaataaGGGCTTCTACCATAAGAGGAGATAGGCTATTGCGGAAAGGATCAAGTACTCGATCAGCTATTCTAAAAGCTGACTCAGATGCCACTGTAGATATCGGAACTGCAAGAACATCCCGCGCAACTCTTGAAAGCACACGGTATCTAATGGAGttaaccttccaccaagttaacAAGTCGAATTTcgcatcatcttcttcacattttttagataaataccTCTCAACTTCAAATTTACTCTCCAAAGAGTTCTTCGACTCCAAACGCTTCTTAAGAGccattttaaatgatttgaaatCACATTGACCTACACAAGTAGTTGAACTTATAATGAAATGCGATGGGCGTGAGAGTtcggagaaagagagagtgggAGAGGGTGGAAAGAGAGACGATGGGAGGGGGTTATATGAGATCTACTTATATAAGAGCGGTTATATTCTTTTAGTCTTGGAATGCAGACGTGTCACAATGCCActagtgatatgaacccaccttggttcccatcaactAGAGAGTGTAAATCCTCTTTGTTTACCGAATCATATTTGAAgatattctaaaagaaaaattatattcagcaTCTCATGTTCTTTTGCTCAGTATCCCTACACCACACACATGCTGatgtaagtttttatttttttcactcagCAGGTGTGTAGTGTAGAACCGCTTAGtagaaaaagagttttgctactcatcatcatcatgcttcacacatcacattttttttaatattttttagttttatttttttaaattaattgaattattctactcatcatttatatactatttatttaataagaaaaaaattgataatgtaCTGTGTGTGgagataatgaataaatgttttcctaaaaaaaaacacctaatgAAGAGAGCCTTTATTGCTACAAATCTGGGAGGGTCGATACATCATACAAAGAGGTAAAACAATCTTTTTTGTCAGAAAAGAAAAGTATCTATGTCTAGGAAGTCGGAAACATTCCCTCATGGATTTTGAAAGGGCATCGTGAAAACAAGTGACATATCctatggaaagaaaagaaaatgattgtgCTAGTATGCTACACCATAAGTGATTGGTGGACAGATCCCTCCATTCCATCATAACTTTGAACCGCGACCAACATCTACAACTCAAATACCGAGTAATAATCAAGACTTGGTCTTCTATTTAATAACGTGAAATGATATGATAACAACTCTATCATAATCTATTTACAATTAaggattaaataattatttttttcatgtactttAAATTGTTGCTAGGacaataattttgaattaaagtgaaaataaattattttttaataagaagtTGTAGATAAATTGTA
This genomic window contains:
- the LOC108986589 gene encoding nucleoside diphosphate kinase 2, chloroplastic yields the protein MEAQAVFGGRPSLSSLPRSPTLRTCCLSYTQKPILHTTHHLHLAAFHSNSHLFSYSLSRPHAKTLSHNATTKTHIFLPHLVASMEQVDETYIMVKPDGVQRGLVGEIISRFEKKGFKLTGLKLFQCPKELAEEHYKDLKEKSFFPKLIEYITSGPVVCMAWEGVGVVASARKLIGSTNPLQADPGTIRGDLAVQTGRNVVHGSDSPENGQREIALWFKEGEICQWTPAQAPWLRE
- the LOC108986590 gene encoding uncharacterized protein LOC108986590 isoform X2 encodes the protein MFGRIRASSSSPESLERPPSKILKDDPLSIYEATLMKLKLGSQRELSSPSEQTVQTEVNFDLSSSSCAGATSNSNSFENTAISPCEEVMAIDTECSSRSGSPDSVDSRSTGSMKEQQSRSNSVLYLFSKFMNSREVVCLSCEDAMQLQDGCSSIVSTTSSDRQSLGRMELEIDQECVSSLPFSQM
- the LOC108986590 gene encoding uncharacterized protein LOC108986590 isoform X1, whose protein sequence is MFGRIRASSSSPESLERPPSKILKDDPLSIYEDGVKEGKRYVCLNYSGMYCTVVSFSMMSNGKFSASFDREATLMKLKLGSQRELSSPSEQTVQTEVNFDLSSSSCAGATSNSNSFENTAISPCEEVMAIDTECSSRSGSPDSVDSRSTGSMKEQQSRSNSVLYLFSKFMNSREVVCLSCEDAMQLQDGCSSIVSTTSSDRQSLGRMELEIDQECVSSLPFSQM